The genomic region TGCGCCAGGAAATCCTGCCACTTGAGCTTCTTGGCCGACAAGGGCATACCCAGATACGTGCACACAGAAACTGGCTAGCTAACACCCATGAAAGCTTGAATATCAGAGAGGTCAATTTATTCACATTGAATAGGGAGGATCTAGACTAACCACTAAGCCCACCTCCCCCCAAGTCGTCCGCTCCTAGGCGACACGGGGGCGAATCCCTAGCTCCGGCCCGAGGCCACCTccgcccccttcctcctccctccgccgccagcggcggctgatacgtctctgtcgtaccTATAAATTTTTATTCTTTCATGACAATATTTTACTACTTCCACATACTTTTCGAAACAATTTTTATGATAGCTTTGACTAACATATTGGTCCAGTGCTCAGTGTCAGTTCCTGCTTTTTGTTTCGCTGAAAATCCATATccaacaaagtccaaacgcgataaaattttatgaagatttttttgaaatatatgtgatttttgtgaAAAAACCTGCTTCACAGCAGCAAAATATCTTGGAGAAAATTTCATGGACGATAGACAAATGTGGAGACAAATCAGATAGTATCAGTGACTGCTTAATTATTTGCCTTTACAACACCAGAATAACTGGGAGATAATTCCATGAACAATAGACAGATCTGGTGACAAATCAAACCAAGGAACAGAGGTTTACATAGGGACGGGGATGTCTGATTTTGGCCCAGGGTGTGAGTTTGTGGAGTGCTGCCTCAAGTTGTTCATCTTGGTCGCCTCGTCTTCTGCCACGTCTCCACCTCTGGAGCACAAGCCTTAAGGATACATTAGCTCTTTGTTATAGACAAATTTACAAGCAGATTTTGTTCCTTCTTTCTTTCCGATTTTATAGTTATATATGGCTAAATCACTAAACTGAGCATAGCAGGGTCGTTCATGCTAATGAGGTGGATTGGTTTCTCTTGATATTTGTTGAGGCGATGAATGAGCAGGTGGTGCGGGACCGGTACGAGCTCTTGGTATCTTGGAGCATGTACATGGTGCCGCCCTTCTTCCCCTGGGATAATTTGATTCGGCAATGCTGCTTATTTCAGGACGCATGGTTATCCTGTGGTGCTTATAGTCATCCAAGTTATGGACGATGCACAAGTCAACCAATTATTATTGTGCAAGGAGTAACCATTACTTCAGTTTCTTATCATCTTGGTTCTAAATTTGTTGATGGTTTTAGCCAGGACGCTATATGGCTACATGGTGCAATAAGTGTGTGCTTTGTgctaatttttctttttcttttttgcttccatAATTTCCTTTATTTTTAAAAATGGCGTCCAGTGAGGAGGAAAGAAATACATGTTCATATCGCCAGAGACGTTATTTTCCTATGGTCCGTAGCAATGCCTGGATATTCTTCTATTTCGTATAAACGTCGATAAATCGGCTTATAAAAATTCGACAAACCCTACTGGACTAGCTTGGGCGGCTGTCCACGACAGTAGGATGGGACCGGTAGAGCTGAGGAGCAGGAGTTCCCAGCTCGAGTTACCCACGAATTTCAGTCGACATACCTGAAAATCAAGTTTGGCAGTTGTGGGCACGGACTAGTACTTGCAACGCATGGCCCCCCACCAATTCAGTCGACGGACAGCACCCTGCATGAAAATCAAGTTTCTATCAAGTGTGTATTTCATTAAAAAAAAACAATTGTGGGCTTGTGGCCACCGACAATTGCAGCACATGGTTAACAAGTCTATAAGATGCACCACCCAAGCAGTTTGTGCCGAGACAAGAGCACTTGCTGCGTGCTTGCGTTTGTGCACACATATTTACATACCACCATGGCTAAATGCCAGCTGTTGCTCCTCTTCTTGGTGTTTCTTTTGCTGGCGGCGCACGCCAAGTCATGCCACCCTGACGACCTCCGTGCATTGCAGGGCTTTGCTGGGAACCTCGGCGGCGGGGGCGCCCTTCTCCGTGCCGCGTGGTCTGGTGCGTCGTGCTGCGGCTGGGAAGGCGTGGGCTGTGACGGCGGCAGAGGCCGTGTCACGGTGCTACGGCTTCCAGGGTATGGCCTCTCGGGGCCAGTCCCAGGAGCCTCCCTGGGGGGCCTTGCGCAGCTGGAGGAGCTCTTCCTCGGCTCCAACTCTTTCACGGGCTCCCTCCCTACCTCCCTCTTCAGCCTTGTTGGGCTGCAGAAGCTCTCCTTCGAATCCAATCAGCTCACTGGACAGTTGAGCACGCACCTCCAAGAGCTCAAGAACCTCACCTTGCTGGACTTGTCCGTCAACCGCTTCTCCGGCCGCCTCCCTGACGTGTTTCACGACCTCACGTCGCTGATCCATTTGTCCATGCACTCCAATGGATTCTCTGGATCGTTGCCGCCGTCTCTGTCATCATTATTATCTCTCCGTGAGCTCAACCTCGAGAACAACTCCTTGTCTGGTCCGATTGCTCGTGTCAACTTCTCCGGCATGCCACTTCTTGCTTCAATTGACTTTGCGGCCAACTACTTGAGTGGGTCTCTCCCGATTAGCATCGCGGATTGTACCGAACTCAAGTCGCTCAGCCTTGCCAACAACCAGTTAGTTGGCACCATCCCATCGTGGATTCGTGAGCTCGTCCACCTTCGCTACTTGGATCTCTCAAATAATTCATTGATTGGCGACGTACCCAAGGGTTTGACACTGCTCAAGGGCCTCACCACCGCTGATCGTTCACAGCGTATGGCTTTCATTAACATGCCATTGTATGTGAAGCGTAATAGGAGAACACTCCAACAACAACCAAATGTCATAACTGGAACCAACAACTATGTCAGATCTGGGGATGGCAACACTGTATCTGGGAATGACAACACTGTCATATCTGGGAATGACAACACTGTATCTGGGAGCGACAACACTGTCAGATCTGGTAACAAAAATGTCCTGACTGGTAGCAACCATGTTGTATCTGGGACCAACAATGTTGTATCTGACAATGACCATGTCGTAAATGGGAATAACAATGTTGTATCCGGGGGGAACAATATGGTAACGGGCAACAACAATGTCGTATCTGGGAGTGACCACGTCGTATATGGGAACAACAAAGTCGTAAGTGGAGGTTAATGATCTGTCAGTGGATTGATTCCGTCCTCCTCCAGACATAGCTCGCATGTCCTTGTCCAAGTTCGGTGTGGCTCACGATCACATGTTGGGGCCAATCACAGTTTGTAACCTCATGGATATAGCATCCGCCCTTTTCCTATTTAAAATAAAGTTTCCCTTATAATTATGTTCCTAAGAGTTCTACAAAACTTTGTATGTAAATGCTGACCTGAACAGCAATGGGTGGCTTGCAGCTGATGTAGACCAAGCGTGATTTGCACCGTGGATTTCTAAGTGTGGTGATTATTTCATCTCTTCCATTGTCTGTGATGTGTGATGCTTTCAAGAAAAGCCGTGAATGCATTGTCTACTCCTTCATTGTGTTGACATCAGTTATTATGCAACTGGTGTAGAATACCATTCTATACACCTTATGCCTGTAAGgaaagtgaattgcaaaaaaccaccacatttcaaGTTCATATCCGGATTTGCTACCACTTTCCTTGGGCGCCCCAAAAATCTACCATTTTTCTTGCTAATTTTCTAAATAAACAGTGATGACCGCCTTAGGGCGATTTAATCCAAATCCTGATAGCCTGGGCCCGCTGTCAAGTCCACATGACACTGTGTGTGTTGACTGTTTGCGTTGACTGTTAAATCAGGTCCACATGTCAGCGTTTCCAGCGGGAGGCTGTCAAAAATTGGATTAAACCACCCTAAGTCGGTCATCGGTGTTTATTGATAAAACTAGCAAGGAAACATGTATTTGGGGCGCCCAAGGAATGTGGTAGCATATCCGGATATGAACCTGAAacgtggtggttttttgcaattcactcacctgtaagggcatcttcaacgccgacCCGTGATTtgattcagttaactgaatcttGGTGTTTGAATTAACCTATAGCTTCAGTCACAGTGAGCAAGATTCAGTTACTTGAATCTTGGTGTTTGAATGAACCTAGGTTCAGTTACAGTGAGCAAGATCCATTTAACTGCATTCAATTTAGTTAACTGAATCTTGTTGTGATTTGATTCAGTTAACTGCATTCaattcagttaactgaatcttGGTGTTTGAATTAACCTAGGTTCAGTGAGAGAGAGCTAGATTCAGTTAAGTACTTTCAATTAACACATAGGTTCAGTGAGAGAGAGCTCGATTCAATTAACTTTGTGCAGTCACAAACAACAATACTCAGTTAACTGCATAAGTTCACTCACAACAAGATTCAATGAGCAACAAAATTTGCTAGAATTGGAGCAAACACTTGTTTCCAGATCTGGAACCCTAGAATCCCACAAACAAAAATtgctactccctccggtcctttttagtctgcatattagTTTTGTCCAAAGTCAagttatctctactttgaccaaagatatagaaaagattatcaacattcacaatgcgaAATAAATATTGTTAGATTctttatgaaatgtagtttcatagtatatatacttggtattgtagatgttgatattttttgagataaatttggtcaaactttgcaatgtTTGACTTGATAAAAATCTAATACGCacagtaaaaaggaccggagggagtactggAGAGAGCGAGCCAGCTCACCGGGGGCTGGACCAGCACCATTTGATAGTAGATCAACGAATTTTCCTCCAAGAATAATTGAACAATCTTCCTCCTCGATGCGGTTGCCCCATGCCATGCCGGCCAGCCAAGGTGACCAGACACGTTCACCACACCTTACTCCCCACCACTCCCTCGCTGATGGGTTcggggccgccgccaccgccgccttgccCGAGCAAGAAAGGAGAGATAGACGGCTAGGGATGGGAGTGAGGGTTGACCCAATCGCTCCGAACACGACCGTTAACGGTCGTTAGTGCCTCCTTGTCACAGCTGTCTGCCGGCGAGTGATCGGCCACGTCAAAACGCTCTTAGAAAATGAATCAATGTTTTTGCCATTGTCAATTCTTTGCTACAGTATAAAGTGTCACGTTTTGTAAAGTGGTGGTTTACGAGAGCTATGACACTAATGTGGTGGTTCTATGCATTTTACTCATTTTCTACAATACAATGAGAATAACAAAAGACTTGAGTGACTATGGCAGCTGAGGGACTATTGAAGAGACGAGCGGATCTATCAAATAAATATAAGGCACGGGTCTAGGGGAACTCTTGGCTACCTTCAGGATAATTTGGTATCAAAGTTATCATAATAACCCATGGATGATGAATCCACCATCGATCTAAACTTTGCTTAGACTCCCGCCCGAATGCAGTATCACTGTTAAAGATATATTTGGGTTACTTGTATTTGGTAGTCGGTCATCAAAAGTCACTCCAGTCATAACCCggtcccctccctcccctccctggcCGCTCCCGCGAGCGCCGCCGGGGGGAAACCCTAGCGCGCGGGCTCGGCCCTCCTTCTTgctcctccctcccctcgccgccgcccccNNNNNNNNNNNNNNNNNNNNNNNNNNNNNNNNNNNNNNNNNNNNNNNNNNNNNNNNNNNNNNNNNNNNNNNNNNNNNNNNNNNNNNNNNNNNNNNNNNNNNNNNNNNNNNNNNNNNNNNNNNNNNNNNNNNNNNNNNNNNNNNNNNNNNNNNNNNNNNNNNNNNNNNNNNNNNNNNNNNNNNNNNNNNNNNNNNNNNNNNNNNNNNNNNNNNNNNNNNNNNNNNNNNNNNNNNNNNNNNNNNNNNNNNNNNNNNNNNNNNNNNNNNNNNNNNNNNNNNNNNNNNNNagggcgcggcggtggcggccggcgaCGGGGGCGCGGCCTGCAGGTGGCGGCGTGGAGTGGCTGGTGCGGGCTGGGGCGTTCTctgctcccggcggcggcggctttgggcGCGGCTCAGATCTGACGAAGCTGCGGCGCGGGTGGCCTGGGCCTCTGTGGTGGCGGGGCTCCGGCTCGCTGCAGGTGGTGGCCGGCTCTGGTGACCGCCCCCTGCTGCGGCGCTCCCTGGTGGTGGCGGGCCTGCCGGCCCCCGGCCGATCCGGCGATGGCAGGTGCCACGGGCTGTGCTCGGCATGGATGGGGCTGCCACGGCGTGGTGGTGGCCCTTGGCGGTGGTCGGGTTCGTCTCACGGCGGCGGCTGGACCTCTTCGGCGTCGGCCCGTCGGTGAGCGGCCTGTGCAGGCCTTCGACCCCTCTTCTCGGTGCCCGGGCGCAATCTTCAACGGAGAGTTGGCTCGTCCCCAGCTTTGGTCCATCGCTTGTCTCGCGCCCAGGCTGCAAGACTGATCTCTTCtcacgcccggcagcaggaccgagcccGTCTCGCGCACggctgcaggaccgagctcgtctcgcgcctggcgacaggaccgagctcgtctcgcgcacggtgcagcaggacgAGTCGATGGTGTCCAGATGCTAGGGGCCGCTCAGTCTCTTTTGGTTGCGGTAGCGGCGGGTCTTGGATGAGGTGGTGTTTAGgccttggatgccggggcggcggccctggtggtgatggttgcgcggtgctcttggacaaagctcgtgccttggtgctgcccggtcaTCATGGTCatgtgggcggcgtggttgccgcggtgtggcgttcggtggcggtgattgTTGGCCGAGGTAAAAACCTGCTCTAttttcggacggaccggcggcggcgaagatcgctcccttcttgaaggcgtcgtcgcggctctcattgcccgtcatgcagctccgggggaaactctgatccttggatcgggcggtggtgGCGCTCCGGCGTCGTATCCtttctgaaggcgccgccttggagcacatggttcgtcatatgtagcttcatatcttcggggcggtagtgctaggagtggtgttgctgcgcccagcgcctatgtatcctgtcttgggtgtgtgcgtgtgttgcggtgGCATGGCATGTCATTGTACTGGATGCTTGTGgtttggtgctttatatataaagcgggacgaaagcctttttcggatttggtagtctaggatttgtaatccgtctccAATCTTATCTTTAAGAGAGACTTCTTGCCCTTCAAATCTTGTACTTAATAtgtactcgccctcgaggctcaataaaacatattccaccaatctctctcccttctaacaatgTCAAATGTGTGGCTATTTTCTGTTTGGGATTTCTGAATTCAGTTATGTGGCAGCTAAATAATGCATCCTTCATTTATGTTGCAGCAAGTGGGCGACAAAGATAGGCTCAGCACCCTCACTGATGATATTCTCCTGGCAATCCTGGAGAGACTCAGTTCACGTATGGCTGCAATGACGAGTGTGCTCTCTACACAGTGGAAGGCATCTTCCTTGGTTGCTGCCTGAGCTCAGCATCGATGTTAGGGATTTCCTATCCGCCCCGTGCGCTAATCCTATTGATGCAAATGATATGGAGCAAGCTATGGCGTCTTTGACAAAAGCAACCAGGAGCTTGCTGGATAAGCAGCACAGAGAATACACCATCTCAAGTTTGCAGCTTAAGCTCTATCTGTTCAACACTTTCCTGTGCGAAGTTGGCCCACTGATTGGTGATGCAATCCACAGTGGTTTATTGAAAGATTTGGATCTCGATATTCTTGATGAGACAGAGCCTCTCGACCGTAGTGAGGATGAGATGCAACAGCCAGCTCAAGACATAGATGCTTTTTTCACTGCCTACCCTAGTGTGCTCCACTGCCTCACAAAGCTCTCTCTAAAAAATGTAGGCTTTGACAAATGGGACATGCACCATCTCCTGTTTGACTGCTGCAATCAACTGAAGCATCTAACCCTTCATCATTGTGATACTGGTTCCTACTCTCTCTTTAAGATTGATGCACCACACTCAAAACTCTGTGTTCTAGAAATCTGAAAGTGTCGCTTTCTGAGAATCGACCTTCTCTGCCTCCCTAAATTGGAGAAGTTGGTTTGCGATACTTGGATATCTCAGTGTGCCCCGTTGACCTTTGGTTTTGTCCCATCTCTTGGGGAATTAGAACTCTCATGTGGTTCAGATTGTGAGCAACTCAGATTTAAATTAAGTGAGCTTCTACATGGAGTAACAGGCATACGTACTCTCACATTGGATTTCCAAGGAGAAACCGTAAGTACTGTTAAACGTGATATAATCTTCACGTGTATACCTTGCGTACAAGGAGAGGAGACCCTGGCTAACCGCATGAGGAGTAGTTAGACAAGATACTcatgtaatctttatcttcttttatctcttgtatttcttctcctCCAAGATGTATCTCTACAACAACTTGTACGCATATCCGGGCTTGCAACCCATCTATATAACATGGAACACGTCGGCCATGATAGGCAAGACGTTTACCGCAAGtcgcacatggtatacagagccttcTTCTTCGACCAGAAACCCTAGCTAGTCCATCTCCATCACGTGCGCGCAAccatgtcttcctcctccgcctccttccagTCGATGCTCGGGGGTGGAGCCCCGGAGAAGCTCACCCGCACCAACTATGTGCTGTGGCGGACACAGATCACGCCGTAGCTGCGGGGCGCCGGCGTCTTTCATTACgtcgacggcatggcaaccgaGCCGGCCAAAGACCTCACCACCAAGGACGCCGCCGGCAAGGAGACCACTAAGCCAAATCCCCTCCATCCGCTTTGGGTGAAGGAGGATCAGCAGGTCCTTGGATATCTACTCCAACATTTGTCCAAGGAAGTGCTCGTGACGGTGACCACGATCACCACGGCGCGCGAACTCTGGGTGGCCCTAGCGAGCATGTTCTCGTCGCAGTCACTCAGCCGCATCAACAACATCCGCACAGCGCTGATTAATGCGCAGAAGGGCAATCAATCGGTGGCCACCTTCTTCGCCGCCATGAGGGGTCTCGCCGATGAACTCGCCGCGGTGGGAAAACCCATCCAGGACGACGAGCTCATCTCCTACATCATCCACGGGCTGGACCAAGAGTATCAGCCCCTCGTCTCCGCACTAGATGCCCGTTTCACCCCGGTAACCCTCAATGAACTTTTTGCCATGCTCAGTAACTTTGATGAACGCATGGTGCAGTATCATGGCTCCGGCGGTGGCTTCAAATCGTCGGCCAACTCTGCATCCAGAGGCCGCGGTGGTGGCTCTCGCTCGCGCTCATCTTCCCGCGGCAAGGGGAGGTTTGGCGCCGGCGGTGGTGGCTACTCCAACAGCTCACGTGGCGGCGGACGCTCCGGTAACTTCAAAGGGCGTCGTGGTGGTGGCAGTGGTGGTTCCAACAGGTCCCGTCCAGACTTGCCTCGCTGCCAAATCTGTGGCAAACCTGGTCATACGGCAAAGGACTGTTGGTACCGCTACGAAGAAGATGATGGTGATTCCTCGCAAGATGAAGAGAAAGTTGCTGCGGCGGCCGATGGCTCCTATGGAGTAGACACCAACTGGTACGTTGACAGCGGCGCCACCAACCACATCACCAACGAACTCGAGAAGGTCACCATGAAGGAGAAATATCGTGGCAAAGATCAAATTCATACGGCGAGTGGTGAAGGTATGGGCATACGTCACATTGGCCACTCAATTTTTAATACCCCTAGTCGTAAAATTCATCTCAAAAGAATCCTGCATGTCCCT from Triticum aestivum cultivar Chinese Spring chromosome 4A, IWGSC CS RefSeq v2.1, whole genome shotgun sequence harbors:
- the LOC123082702 gene encoding leucine-rich repeat receptor-like protein kinase PEPR1, which codes for MHHPSSLCRDKSTCCVLAFVHTYLHTTMAKCQLLLLFLVFLLLAAHAKSCHPDDLRALQGFAGNLGGGGALLRAAWSGASCCGWEGVGCDGGRGRVTVLRLPGYGLSGPVPGASLGGLAQLEELFLGSNSFTGSLPTSLFSLVGLQKLSFESNQLTGQLSTHLQELKNLTLLDLSVNRFSGRLPDVFHDLTSLIHLSMHSNGFSGSLPPSLSSLLSLRELNLENNSLSGPIARVNFSGMPLLASIDFAANYLSGSLPISIADCTELKSLSLANNQLVGTIPSWIRELVHLRYLDLSNNSLIGDVPKGLTLLKGLTTADRSQRMAFINMPLYVKRNRRTLQQQPNVITGTNNYVRSGDGNTVSGNDNTVISGNDNTVSGSDNTVRSGNKNVLTGSNHVVSGTNNVVSDNDHVVNGNNNVVSGGNNMVTGNNNVVSGSDHVVYGNNKVVSGG